In a single window of the Amycolatopsis sp. cg5 genome:
- a CDS encoding fasciclin domain-containing protein: protein MNKLRTAGIGITAIAALALTACSGSDTASSGNSSSAPAPAPSSSMAAPSSSAMASGVTTNADVFGPACSQLPQGNAPGSLDSMGPQPVASAAATNPLLTKLVAAVKATNLVDTLNSAEAITVFAPADPAFAALGDAKFAELAGKPDQLAPILQYHVVGKRYDAKGLASAGTLTSLDTAAGPLKIEGSGDNLTVNGAKVLCGNIPTKNATVFVIDKVLTPGTNK from the coding sequence ATGAACAAGCTCCGTACCGCTGGCATCGGTATCACCGCCATCGCAGCGCTCGCGCTGACCGCGTGCAGTGGCAGCGACACGGCTTCGAGCGGCAACAGCTCCAGCGCACCGGCGCCCGCTCCGTCCTCCTCGATGGCCGCGCCGTCGTCCTCGGCGATGGCGTCCGGCGTCACCACCAACGCCGACGTGTTCGGCCCCGCGTGTTCCCAGCTCCCGCAAGGAAACGCCCCTGGCTCGCTGGACTCGATGGGCCCGCAGCCGGTCGCCTCGGCCGCGGCGACCAACCCCCTGCTGACGAAGCTCGTCGCCGCCGTCAAGGCCACCAACCTGGTCGACACCCTCAACAGCGCCGAAGCCATCACGGTCTTCGCTCCCGCCGACCCCGCCTTCGCCGCGCTGGGCGACGCCAAGTTCGCCGAGCTCGCTGGCAAGCCGGACCAGCTCGCCCCGATCCTGCAGTACCACGTCGTCGGCAAGCGTTACGACGCCAAGGGATTGGCCTCGGCGGGCACGCTCACCTCGCTCGACACCGCCGCTGGCCCGCTGAAGATCGAGGGCTCCGGCGACAACCTGACCGTCAACGGCGCGAAGGTCCTGTGCGGCAACATCCCCACGAAGAACGCGACCGTCTTCGTCATCGACAAGGTCCTCACCCCCGGCACCAACAAGTAA
- a CDS encoding GNAT family N-acetyltransferase, giving the protein MPLFCDIALAERIERAEARLMAESSEAAHRRRGDGRGFVLPIAGGVASFAEPDSPFNKVAGLGFGGLTSATLLDEVEAAFAEHKSPVQVELSQLADPAIGELLTRRGYRLVSFENVLGLALGAPRERITPPGVEVRRTDEVDPWLRVVGDSFAAADVEGVASHEEFPRETVENAMRDFAAVGVLRYLALREGEVAGGASFRVTDGIAQLTGAATLPAHRRNGVQTALLSARLADASGCDLAIVTTQPGSKSQQNVQRQGFDLLYTRAILVKGD; this is encoded by the coding sequence GTGCCGTTGTTCTGCGACATCGCGCTCGCCGAGCGTATCGAGCGGGCCGAGGCCCGGCTCATGGCCGAAAGCAGCGAGGCGGCCCATCGCCGCCGGGGCGACGGGCGCGGCTTCGTGCTGCCGATCGCCGGCGGCGTGGCGAGCTTCGCCGAGCCGGACTCGCCGTTCAACAAGGTCGCCGGCCTCGGCTTCGGGGGCTTGACGAGCGCAACGCTCCTCGACGAGGTCGAGGCCGCTTTCGCCGAGCACAAGTCCCCCGTTCAGGTCGAGCTCTCCCAGCTCGCCGACCCCGCCATCGGCGAGCTGCTGACCAGGCGCGGCTACCGGCTCGTCTCGTTCGAAAACGTGCTCGGGCTGGCGCTCGGCGCGCCACGCGAGCGGATCACGCCGCCCGGCGTCGAAGTCCGGCGCACCGATGAGGTCGACCCGTGGCTGCGCGTCGTCGGGGACAGTTTCGCGGCGGCCGACGTCGAAGGCGTCGCCTCGCATGAGGAATTCCCGCGCGAGACCGTCGAGAACGCCATGCGCGACTTCGCGGCCGTCGGGGTCCTGCGCTACCTCGCGCTGCGGGAAGGCGAAGTCGCCGGCGGTGCCAGTTTCCGGGTGACCGACGGGATAGCGCAGCTCACGGGTGCCGCGACCTTGCCCGCGCATCGGCGGAACGGCGTCCAGACCGCGCTGCTTTCGGCCAGGCTCGCCGACGCCTCGGGATGCGACCTGGCCATCGTCACCACTCAGCCGGGCTCGAAGTCGCAGCAGAACGTGCAGCGTCAGGGGTTCGACCTGCTCTACACGCGCGCGATCCTCGTCAAAGGCGACTAG
- a CDS encoding LysR family transcriptional regulator, translated as MELDMNLVVALDALLRENSVTAAAEALHTSAPAMSRTLARLRRVLDDPLLVRAGRTLVPTPRAEELRPEVRALVERARAVFTPPQDLDPSTVERSFAIQTSDALLSMVAAPLLSDIRRQAPGITLRFRPESMEDTPALREGSIDLELGVIDNTDPEILTESLSTSTMSGVVRASHPLAKGRVTARRFADADHVVVSRRGRTRGPIDDRLDDLGLTRRVVAVVPTYSASMFLARDADVVCLAAHRIGADWIEALGLRRFEIPLELPPIIIGMAWHPRNDADRAHRWLRDRVRAVLAD; from the coding sequence ATGGAGCTGGACATGAACCTGGTGGTCGCGCTGGACGCGTTGCTGCGCGAGAACAGCGTCACCGCGGCGGCCGAAGCACTGCACACTTCGGCGCCCGCGATGAGTCGGACGCTCGCCAGGCTCCGCCGTGTGCTCGACGACCCGCTGCTGGTGCGGGCGGGGCGGACGCTCGTGCCGACGCCGCGAGCCGAGGAGCTGCGACCGGAAGTGCGCGCGCTCGTCGAACGCGCGCGGGCGGTTTTCACGCCACCGCAGGATCTTGACCCGTCCACAGTGGAACGCTCGTTCGCGATCCAGACGAGCGACGCGTTGCTGTCCATGGTCGCGGCCCCGCTGCTGAGCGACATTCGCCGCCAGGCGCCGGGGATCACGCTTCGTTTCCGCCCGGAGTCCATGGAGGACACTCCCGCCTTGCGCGAGGGCTCGATCGACCTCGAACTCGGCGTCATCGACAACACCGATCCCGAGATCCTGACCGAATCGCTGAGCACCTCGACCATGAGCGGCGTCGTGCGTGCGTCCCACCCGCTGGCGAAGGGCCGGGTCACCGCCCGCCGCTTCGCCGACGCCGATCACGTCGTGGTGTCCCGCCGCGGCCGCACCCGTGGCCCGATCGACGACCGGCTCGACGACCTCGGCCTGACCAGGCGCGTGGTGGCCGTGGTGCCCACCTACTCGGCCTCGATGTTCCTGGCCCGCGACGCCGACGTCGTCTGCCTCGCCGCGCACCGGATCGGCGCCGACTGGATCGAGGCGCTCGGCCTGCGCAGGTTCGAGATCCCGCTCGAGCTGCCGCCGATCATCATCGGCATGGCCTGGCATCCCCGCAACGACGCCGACCGCGCGCACCGCTGGCTGCGCGACCGTGTACGCGCCGTGCTGGCGGACTAG
- a CDS encoding FtsX-like permease family protein yields MLSLAMKTLRARKGAFAAAFLTLLVASTLITACGLLLQTGIAGGVPTERYRGAEVVVTADQSFSVEKPKKSEFEPDRPDNPGDQLKERIRLDPALAAKIAAVPGVREVVPDVSFPVTLGKQTPGAPVLGHGWDSARLTPFELKSGQAPQRATEIVVDQRSGLKVGDTVDVQVDDAPAPYRVSGVAAPVGGEFAKQSTVFFTPARATELAATGGRVDAFGVLAAPGTSVDALQDSIEKALPEKGFEVRTGTDRGAGEFIGDGNALAMLLALAGSFGGIALMIAVFVVSSTLALSIQQRQREMALLRAIGTTPRQLRQMVSGEAFMLGLGAAALGCLPGFPVGEWLLGMFKGFGMVPAEVELVTGPIPAVSVVVALVLAAVLAGLSAARRAAKTRPTEALGDAAVQRTLIGKGRLITGLVLVAGSVALLIVSAFLSGVAAASAASGVALLLIVAIAVLGPVVAKVIAFLAAPVMRRYRVGGYLASANSTTNAGRLAGSIVPLILAIGFGCVAMFVQTTQVKVAEESGKTSITADYVLSAPQGIPAAVTGEIAAVPGVSTVTSLRQTQLKEELPPTSEGMNDAIDTMVVSPGDLGKTLDLRPSQGDLAKVRGNDIAVSAATASSLDVSLGGSVKLRLGDSTLVSLRVVSIFDREQGLGQIVVDRALVAGHTNSQRDDQVLIKADASALAALKAQFPDLSVADGASVEAARTNALRANMWINLLVVGIILLYTGIAVVNTLVMATGARRREFALLRLVGATRKQVLRTTRWESALVVLSSIIIGTAVAAATLIPISIALSGSPMPYVPPALYFGLIGIVAILGLAATEIPARLALRLKPVNAIGTKE; encoded by the coding sequence ATGCTGAGCCTCGCGATGAAGACACTGCGGGCGCGCAAGGGCGCGTTCGCGGCCGCGTTCTTGACCTTGCTGGTCGCGTCCACGCTGATCACCGCGTGCGGGCTGCTGCTGCAGACCGGCATCGCGGGCGGGGTGCCGACCGAGCGGTACCGCGGCGCCGAGGTGGTCGTCACCGCCGATCAGTCCTTCAGCGTCGAGAAGCCCAAGAAGTCCGAGTTCGAGCCCGACCGGCCCGACAACCCCGGCGACCAGCTGAAGGAACGCATCCGGCTCGACCCGGCGCTGGCCGCGAAGATCGCCGCGGTGCCGGGCGTGCGCGAGGTCGTCCCGGACGTGTCGTTCCCGGTGACACTCGGCAAGCAGACGCCGGGCGCCCCGGTGCTGGGTCACGGCTGGGACAGCGCGCGGTTGACGCCGTTCGAGCTGAAGTCGGGTCAGGCTCCGCAGCGTGCCACCGAGATCGTGGTCGACCAGCGCTCGGGACTGAAGGTCGGCGACACCGTCGACGTCCAGGTCGACGACGCCCCGGCGCCGTACCGCGTCTCCGGCGTCGCCGCACCGGTAGGCGGCGAGTTCGCCAAGCAGTCGACGGTGTTCTTCACCCCGGCCCGCGCCACCGAGCTGGCCGCGACCGGCGGCCGGGTGGACGCGTTCGGCGTGCTCGCCGCACCGGGCACCTCGGTGGACGCGCTCCAGGACTCCATCGAGAAGGCGTTGCCCGAAAAGGGTTTCGAGGTCCGGACCGGCACCGACCGCGGCGCCGGCGAGTTCATCGGTGACGGCAACGCGCTCGCGATGCTGCTCGCGCTCGCGGGGTCGTTCGGCGGCATCGCGCTGATGATCGCGGTGTTCGTGGTCTCCAGCACGCTCGCGCTGTCGATCCAGCAACGCCAGCGTGAGATGGCGCTGCTGCGTGCGATCGGCACGACACCGCGCCAGCTCCGCCAGATGGTCAGCGGCGAGGCGTTCATGCTGGGCCTGGGCGCGGCGGCACTGGGCTGCCTGCCCGGTTTCCCCGTCGGCGAGTGGCTTTTGGGGATGTTCAAGGGCTTCGGCATGGTGCCAGCCGAAGTCGAGCTGGTCACCGGCCCGATCCCCGCGGTCTCGGTGGTCGTGGCATTGGTGCTCGCCGCGGTGCTGGCAGGCCTGAGCGCGGCCCGCCGCGCGGCCAAGACCCGTCCGACGGAAGCACTCGGCGACGCCGCCGTCCAGCGCACGCTGATCGGCAAGGGCAGGCTGATCACCGGTTTGGTGCTGGTCGCGGGCAGTGTCGCGCTGCTCATCGTGTCCGCGTTCCTGAGCGGTGTCGCGGCGGCGAGCGCCGCCAGCGGCGTGGCGCTGTTGCTGATCGTCGCGATCGCCGTGCTCGGTCCCGTCGTCGCCAAGGTGATCGCGTTCCTCGCGGCGCCGGTGATGCGCCGCTACCGTGTCGGCGGGTACCTGGCCAGCGCGAACAGCACCACCAACGCGGGCAGGCTGGCGGGCTCGATCGTGCCGCTGATCCTCGCGATCGGCTTCGGCTGCGTGGCGATGTTCGTCCAGACCACCCAGGTGAAGGTGGCCGAGGAAAGCGGCAAGACGAGCATCACCGCGGACTACGTTTTGAGTGCGCCCCAAGGCATCCCGGCCGCGGTCACCGGCGAGATCGCCGCGGTGCCCGGGGTTTCGACGGTCACGTCGCTGCGTCAGACCCAGCTGAAGGAGGAACTCCCGCCGACCAGTGAGGGGATGAACGACGCGATCGACACGATGGTCGTCAGCCCCGGCGACCTCGGCAAGACGCTCGACCTGCGTCCGTCCCAAGGCGACTTGGCGAAGGTGCGCGGCAACGACATCGCGGTCTCGGCGGCTACCGCGTCGAGCCTGGACGTCTCGCTCGGCGGGTCCGTCAAGCTGCGCCTGGGCGACAGCACGCTGGTCTCCTTGCGCGTGGTGAGCATCTTCGACCGGGAGCAGGGGCTGGGCCAGATCGTCGTGGACCGGGCGCTCGTGGCCGGTCACACCAACAGCCAGCGTGACGACCAGGTCCTGATCAAGGCCGACGCTTCGGCACTGGCCGCCTTGAAGGCCCAGTTCCCGGACCTGTCGGTCGCTGACGGCGCCTCAGTCGAGGCGGCACGCACGAACGCCTTGCGCGCCAACATGTGGATCAACCTGCTGGTCGTCGGCATCATCCTGCTCTACACCGGCATCGCGGTGGTCAACACCCTGGTCATGGCCACGGGCGCCCGCCGCCGCGAGTTCGCGTTGCTCCGCCTGGTCGGCGCCACCCGCAAGCAGGTACTCCGCACGACCCGCTGGGAAAGCGCCCTCGTGGTGCTCTCGTCGATCATCATCGGCACCGCGGTCGCCGCCGCGACCCTGATCCCGATCAGCATCGCACTCAGCGGTTCCCCGATGCCCTACGTCCCACCGGCCCTCTACTTCGGCCTGATCGGCATAGTAGCCATCCTCGGCCTGGCAGCCACCGAAATCCCAGCCCGCCTAGCCCTCCGCCTCAAGCCCGTCAACGCCATCGGCACCAAAGAGTAA
- a CDS encoding ABC transporter ATP-binding protein, whose protein sequence is MRITGVSKTYGKGANAVHALRDVSYLFPPGTFTAVMGPSGSGKSTFLHCAAGLDKPDAGSVHLGDVDLARMNERKLTELRRQRVGFVFQAFNLISSLTVRDNILLPARLAGTKADKVWFQQVVSEVGLTDRLHHRPGELSGGQQQRVAIARALVTRPDVVFGDEPTGALDTTTGGEVLSLLRRVVDLHQQTVIMVTHDPVAASYADRVVFLADGRLVGHLDQPTAAAVADRMTHLSGKGAVRC, encoded by the coding sequence ATTCGCATCACAGGTGTCAGCAAGACGTACGGAAAGGGCGCCAACGCGGTCCACGCGCTTCGTGACGTGTCGTACCTCTTCCCGCCGGGCACCTTCACCGCCGTGATGGGACCGTCCGGTTCCGGCAAGAGCACCTTCCTGCACTGCGCCGCCGGGCTCGACAAGCCCGACGCCGGCTCCGTGCACCTCGGCGACGTCGATCTCGCCAGGATGAACGAGCGCAAGCTCACCGAGCTGCGCCGTCAGCGTGTCGGCTTCGTCTTCCAGGCGTTCAACCTGATCAGCTCGCTGACCGTGCGCGACAACATCCTGCTGCCCGCGCGGCTCGCGGGCACCAAGGCGGACAAGGTCTGGTTCCAGCAGGTCGTGTCGGAGGTCGGCCTCACCGATCGGCTGCACCACCGGCCCGGTGAGCTCTCCGGTGGCCAGCAGCAGCGCGTCGCCATCGCCCGCGCGCTGGTGACCAGGCCCGACGTCGTCTTCGGCGACGAGCCGACCGGCGCGCTGGACACCACGACCGGCGGCGAAGTGCTGTCGCTGCTGCGCCGGGTCGTCGACCTGCACCAGCAGACCGTGATCATGGTGACGCACGACCCGGTCGCCGCGTCCTACGCCGACCGCGTGGTGTTCCTGGCCGACGGCAGGCTCGTCGGCCACCTCGATCAGCCGACCGCGGCCGCCGTCGCCGACCGGATGACCCACCTGTCCGGCAAGGGGGCCGTCCGATGCTGA
- a CDS encoding YncE family protein — MTTLAIACQRDATLVFLDTETGERLDTIDIAPEPHEACFDAERGLVYVSHTYKSGWYFQNSGRAGLISVIDADTRKVVDVIDVAPDHGPHDLQWDPATDNLYVAVESGEGRTGAILMIDPETRKVLDRIPVDADGPHWFAITPDSAKLYTANKEAPFVSVVDLASGKMTGRVDVPSTEGIAALADRVVVAGPVFSGAERTEANGLYVIDTAKDIVTEFVASEQAVTAVHATTSGRLLVSEVPASVGPDGLVMGEGMLRIYDAASLNLLQRLPIGAGALSIRSTADGALAFVANSGSATVTVIDINTLSVQNTFAAEPGAHGMAIIA, encoded by the coding sequence ATGACAACACTCGCCATTGCCTGCCAGCGCGACGCGACCCTCGTCTTCCTCGACACCGAGACCGGCGAGCGCCTCGACACGATCGACATCGCGCCCGAGCCGCACGAAGCCTGCTTCGACGCCGAGCGCGGGCTCGTCTACGTCAGCCACACGTACAAGTCGGGCTGGTACTTCCAGAACTCCGGCCGCGCAGGCCTGATCAGCGTGATCGACGCCGACACCCGCAAGGTCGTCGACGTCATCGACGTCGCGCCCGACCACGGCCCGCACGACCTCCAGTGGGACCCCGCCACCGACAACCTCTACGTCGCCGTCGAGTCCGGCGAGGGCCGCACCGGCGCGATCCTCATGATCGACCCGGAGACCCGCAAGGTCCTCGACCGCATCCCGGTCGACGCCGACGGCCCGCACTGGTTCGCCATCACCCCCGACAGCGCCAAGCTGTACACGGCCAACAAGGAGGCCCCGTTCGTCTCGGTGGTCGACCTCGCCTCTGGCAAGATGACCGGCCGCGTCGACGTGCCCAGCACCGAAGGCATAGCGGCGCTTGCCGACCGCGTCGTCGTCGCGGGCCCGGTGTTCAGCGGCGCGGAGCGCACCGAGGCGAACGGCCTCTACGTGATCGACACGGCCAAGGACATCGTGACCGAGTTCGTCGCGAGCGAGCAGGCCGTCACGGCCGTGCACGCGACCACGTCCGGCCGTCTCCTGGTCTCCGAGGTCCCCGCCTCGGTCGGCCCGGACGGGCTCGTCATGGGCGAGGGAATGCTCCGCATCTACGACGCCGCCTCGCTCAATCTCCTCCAGCGGCTCCCGATCGGCGCCGGCGCGCTGAGCATCCGCTCGACCGCCGACGGCGCACTCGCCTTCGTCGCCAACTCCGGTTCGGCCACGGTCACGGTGATCGACATCAACACCCTGTCCGTCCAAAACACCTTCGCCGCCGAACCCGGCGCCCACGGCATGGCCATCATCGCCTAA